A stretch of DNA from Maridesulfovibrio sp.:
GCCAGCCATATTGCAATCATCAAAGACCCCCTATTCCGCTTCATATATACAAACAAACCATTCTTTGACCTGCTTGATATGGACCGTGACTCCGATATCACGGGAAAAACAGATGCAGACATACTCACAGGAATAGCGTCTGAAAAACAGTTGTCTGAAATTGCCTCCACAGACCGCAAGGCCTGCACCCTGGCAGCAGGTGAACACCTGTCGCTGGAATTTGAACTGACCATCCCCTGCGGGAAAACAGTTATCCTTAAGTCATACAAATTTCCAATCAGAGACAAATCCGGAAGCCTGCTGGGCATTGGCGTGCTTACCGCCGATATTTCGCAATTGAAATCGCGGGAACAGGAACTCATTGATACTCACCATGCGCTGACACAGGAATTCAAGGAACAGGCTGAAATTCTCCGGGACGCAAATGAAAACCTTCAATTCATGCGTCATGTTTTCAAAAACACCCTTGATGGAATCATAATTACCGACAAGGATGGTAAAGCTCTGCAGATCAACCCCGCCTTTACCGAGATCACAGGCTATACGCTTGATGAAATACGGGGAGAAAACCCGCGCTTTCTTAAATCGAACTACCATAATGCTGAGTTCTACAAAGAGATGTGGGCAAGTCTGGCCAGTAAGGGATTCTGGGAAGGAGAACTATGGAACAGACGTAAAAGCGGAGAAATCTACCCGCAACGCCTGAACATAAGCGCCATATATGACCAGAAGGGGAACATCACTCATTACGTGGGTGTAAACAACGACATCAGCGAACTCAAACGCAAAGAAGAAAAAATACACTTCTATTCCTATCACGATGCGCTGACCAACCTTCCAAACCGTAAGCTCTTCAGTGACAGACTGAGACGCGAGATTGAAAAATCGGCAAAAACAGGAGTCAAAATAGCTCTGCTTTACATGGACCTTGACGACTTTAAAAAAGTCAATGACTCGCTTGGATACACAGTCGGTGACGAGCTCCTGAAACAACTGGCCGGACGCATAAAGCCCATGCTCGGAGAGCAGGACTCGCTGGCCAGACTCGGAAGTGATGAATTCGCAGTCGCTCTGGTCGGATATAAGAAAATCAATAATATCATTTCGTTCGCCCAGAAAATAGGTGAACAGCTCTCCAGTCCGTTTCACATTGAAGGACACGAAATATTCATCAACGCCAGCATCGGAATTGCCACTTATCCTGAAGACACAACAAGCCCCGAACAATTGGTGCTGCACGCGGATACGGCAATGCATCAGGTAAAAAGCAGTTACCTCGACAATTTCAGATTCTATACCTCACAGATGAAGACGCAGGCCCAGCATAAGATAGATATGGAGTCTGCAATCAGAAAAGGGATAGTAAACGGAGAATTCGTTCCCTTCTATCAGGCCAAAGTGAGCACAAGCACAGGAAAGGTCATGGGAATGGAGGCACTTGCCAGATGGGTCAGGCCTGATGGCAGCATTATTCCACCATCTGAATTCATACCTATTGCCGAAGAACTGAACCTTATCCATGAAGTTGACACCCTGATAATAAGGCAGGCCGTAAAGGATATGACTGTCTGGGAAGAAGCCGGATACACGGACCTTGTTGTTTCCGCGAACGTCTCTGCCAAGGAGCTGGACACTCCTGCCTTTGCTGAAAATATTTTTGCAATCCTTGAAGAGAGCCACCTGCCCAAGGAAAAACTTGATCTTGAAATAACTGAATCCCTGCTGATGCAGGATGTTGAAAAGAATGCCGGTATACTGGATTCTCTATGCTCATCAGGTATTTCCTGCTCCATAGACGATTTCGGTACAGGCTATTCCTCGCTGAGCTACCTGAAAAAACTGCCTATCAGTACCTTGAAAATAGACCGTTCCTTCGTAAACGACATAATGACAGATAAAAATGATCTGGCTATCGTTTGCGCCATTATAAGCATGGCCAAGCATATGGGGCTTAAGGTGGTGGCAGAAGGGGTGGAAGATGCGGAACAGGTGAAACTGCTCAAAAGTCAGGGCTGCGACCTTATTCAGGGGTTCTATTACAGCAAGCCCCTTTCAAAATCTGAATTTCTGAATTTTCTGAACGGCAGAAGAGACAACATATTTCTCCAGGAGTAGGGGTAAACCGCAAAACCCTCCCAACACCCTCAAAAACCCTACCTACATATACAGGTAAACGCACTGCAAATACAAAGAGCATGGCGTTTACAACATACTGGACTCCGTCAATAATGTAACTCAAAGGATGATTAACAATCACCTGAAAGGACGCATTACATGAAGGAGTTTTAAATGCATCTTTTATCAATTACAAAAGTTACTCAGGATATAGTCCTCGAAGGAAACAAGCCGGCAAAAGAAGTAGCCAAGAGCATCGGCAAGCCATATTCCACTCTTCTCAGGGAAATAAATCCCTTTGATGACAACGCCAAACTCGGCGCGGAAACACTGATGGATATCCTAAGAGCCACGAACGAGGTGAAACCCCTTGAATACATCGCCCGGAGCATCGGCTACACCCTGAAACCGAGAACGAACTAATCGCATCACGACCATCCTGGCCGGAATAAACCGGAGTATCCACTTCAGTGTGGTATGGACTTTTTTCAAGGATCGTTGGATAATGGGGAGATGAAAAATTTAAAACCAAATCTCACTCAGATCGCAACTCTGGGACCGATCGGATTACTGCCAAAAGCCCCCGGAACATGGGGATCAGCAGCTGCGCTGATAGTTGCTCCGTTCATTTTTTTCCCCCTCCCGATTCCGCTGAGAGTAATTGTGCTGGGACTGCTGTTCTATTTCGGTGCACAGGCATGCACTGCCGCTGAAAAAGAACTGGGGAAGAAAGATCCGGGTTGCGTGGTAATAGACGAATTATTAGGGCAATGGGTCGTGTTTCTGCCTTTTCCGGGAATAGTCGGCTGGCAGGCAATAGCAGGGTTCGTGCTGTTCAGGATCTTCGATATCTTCAAACCATGGCCGGTTCGCGCCTCGGAGAAATGGCTCAAGGACGGTTACGGAGTTATGGTAGATGACCTGTTTGCCGGAATATACGCCATGCTCGTCCTGTGGCTGCTGCGCTATCTGACATAACATTCGATGAAACAATTTCATGCTTAGAAGAGCACCAAAAGTAATCCCCCGACAGCCAACGCTGCCGGGGGATTCTTACGTCATATTTCGGTTTTGTTAGGCATTTTCAGTTGCCGTTACAGGATTATCGCACCCGTAAACCTTCTTCATTACGAGATAGGTCTCGGCAATCATCCATATTTCAAGAACAAAAACAATCAGCCCCACAACAAACAGCAGCCACTTTTCGCCCGCATAGAATTTCTGGAGGTTGAAAACCATCGCCCATCCGGTCATGGCAACCATGAAAAGCATGGGAATGGCGGTATAAATAACCTTAACCCGTTTGCGAGCGAGATAAACAGTAATGATGAGCAGAGCAAGTGCGGCCAGAAGCTGGTTCACAGTACCGAACAGCGGCCAGAGAGCAAGTGCTCCTTTCTTCAATGCGCCCACTGAGAATCCGCCGTTAAAGCAGAGTATGGCCGCAGTTCCCACAGATATCAGGGTAGCAGGAATAGCACCGGCCAGCGAAGGCACCTTGTACGCCTGGGCCAGTTCGCTGACTACATACCGCTGAATACGGGTTGCACTGTCAAGAGTGGTTGCCGCAAAGCTGACTAGAAAGACTCCCATGACAGCCAGAGCAATATTGACGGGAATGCCGTAGCTGGCCATGAGGTTGGCGGAGCCTTCGACAAAAGCACTCAGCTTTGCCCCCAGACCTGCGGCAGATGCCCAGGATGCGTAATGGGTGGTGAATGCAACTGTTCCGGTAAGCAGCTGTCCGTCCGGGGTGTGCTTGCCCATGCCGATTCCGGCACCGACAGCAACGATTACCAGCACGGACAGAGCGGCTTCCATCAGCATGGAACCATAACCGATCATGCGTGAGTCGCGCTCGGTTTCACACTGCTTGGCGGAAGTCCCGCTACTGACCAGGGAATGAAATCCGCTGATCGCCCCGCAGGCAACGATAACAAAAAGGAACGGCAACATCGGCGGAGCCCCCTTAGGAGCAAGATCAATGGTCGGTGCCACAAAGACAGGATGAGCCACAACCGCACCGACCACGAGCAGAACCAAAGCAACCAGAAGCTGGTGGCCGTTGATATAATCTCGCGGCTGAAGCAGTGTAGTGACCGGCAGAACGGACGCGATGAAGGCATAGATCAGCATGATCACGGTCCAGACTACAATCGGGTTCATTCCCATGATTGTGGGCATTTTAACCGGAACATAAACACCCACGACAACAAATGCATACATTAACAGAAGCGCCACAATACTCCACACAGTATGGTCGGCCTTCTTGGTATACATTATCCACCCGAGAGCAATGGCAATGGGAACCTCGCTCCAAACCGGTATTACCGCAGCCGGATACATGTTGAAGAGAATGGCGATAATAAGCGCGAATACGGCTATTACTATCAGCAGTTCAAAAAAGATTATTATCAGGAACAGAGTGCGGACACGGTGGTTTATAAGGCCGGCTGCCAGGTCCCCTACGGACCGCCCCTGATTGCGCAAGCTGACGACGAGAGAACCGAAATCATGCACAGCACCCATGAAAATCGCGCCGAAAAAGACCCAGATAACGGCAGGAACCCATCCCCAGATAATGGCAATTGCAGGACCGACAATAGGTCCAAGCCCGGCTATGGAAGTAAAATGATGGCCGAAAAGGACTTCCTTCTTTGTGGGGACAAAATCCTTTCCGTCCTCAAATTCACAACTGGGACAGACTTTTTGTTCATCTACCTGAAAAATTTTTTTTGCCAGGAATTTCCCATAAGTATTGTAGGCAATGATGTAGCCCACAAAACAAAGCCCGGCGATGACAAGAGAGTTCACCTAAACACCTCCGATAAAAAAGAACCAACACACAGCGGAAAAGCAAAGCGTTTCCGAACCCACACACTGCTATAAAAACCGCAGTCAGGACCCATTAACGCTTCAGCCCGCCCACTGCACCGTTTTTAACGGAAGCAGTGTAAATATAAATATTTACTGCAGCGATACCCCTCGGTCTGATCTACGGAATCTATAATCCATTTAAGTCCGCCCTACCTATATTATTTTACCGCAAATTACCAGTTCAACTTAAAATATTGCGCAACGACCTATCGGCAAATTTATTTTACGCGAAATAATGCCGCCTGCTGAAAACATTTTTACTGCAACAAAGCATCAGAAACTATATTTCACGAAAATTTAAGTCATATAATTAAATTTTGAAACAGGCGACACCATCATTTCTATGTCCCTTCAACGACATCAACCTTTGCAAAGGACGGCTCATGCAAAGGAATCAGGATATCAGCCATATCCCGCACCTTGAGCATAATATCGTATGCTTCATAAGTATTGACAGGTGTGCCCGGAGGAATAACCTCCATCTCCATACCGGTAATTTCCGGCGGCGGGTTGAAATTTTCCATAATCACGCAAAATCCGGTAATAGCCGCAAGCCCGCCTTCAGTATCCACCAGCACAGTCATACCGCCTTCGGTATGCACAGGCGTATGCATCATGCGTATGCCGGGAACGACTTCGAAATCACCATCCAGCACCTCCAGTTGACCGGCTTCTTCCACATCCTCCACATAGTCCTCAAGGTAACGGAAATCCAGAGGATGAGGATTGTGGACATGTTCCAGTTCCTTGCGATGCACGTAAAATCTGGCATTGGAACACTTGTAATCGTTTTCACAATGATCGTTATGAAGGTGGGTATGAATAACAATATCTATGTCTTCCGGTTTGAGCCCGTATCTGCCGAGTCCTTCCTCAAAAGTATATATCTTACCGCCGAGATCAGCTTCCCTGTCAGCTGAAATGATGGGCTGCATCTCTCCGGTATCGACTATTATGTTCTTGTCTCCGCCCTCCAGATACCAGCAGTATATTGGGATAATATAAGGCTCTCCGTAGCCGTGCTGGTAAGTCATCATGCCCTTGTCAAAACGTTTGGTCCCCATGACTATGGGGTGTATTCTGTACTTGCTCATGGTTTCTCCCGAATTTGAAACTGCACTTGATGTATATATATGTAGCAGGCAAGACATTACTCCTGTATGCGACCAAAAGTAAATTTCTGGTTACGAATATATAACTTGATATAAGTGAAAAAGAAAACAATCACAAACTTGTAACATTATTTTAAAACTAAAATAAATAAATTCAGTTCCTACTTAATCAAATAATATCTTCTAACTAGTTAAATTTTTTCTTTATTTAAAAATTATTGTTATTTATTTCACAATATTTGCAGAAAATAGCTCTCGTTAAACAAACTTAAATTGTGAAAAAGTTATTTTTTTCTTTATCTCAAATTTCATTGTTTAATTATCCCCCTCACTCTAATTAAGTGTTACTTTAAAAATTAACCGGGAAAACCCGGTTGTGACAAAAATATCATTAACCCGGAAAGCGAGGAGGACACGATGACCTACAAGGAGATGCAGGAACTGCTGATGAAGGAAATGAGACTGTACCACTATCCCGTGGCAGTGAAATATTTCTATGATCAGGCCGAAGTCGACGAATTCAAGGAAAAAGCAGAATACCACGTACCGGTTAAGGCTATGACCTTCTGTCAGTGGGAAATTGCAGCACGCATGAAAGGTCAGACAGTTTACGCTGATGTTGACGGGCTGGGTTGCGGCAATGCGAAATACGCTTTTGCATGGAAGGAACTTGATGAAGGCGAGATCAAGGGACATATGAAATATGTAAAGGATATGGAACAGGCCAAGAAATTTGTTCTCAGCAAGCCCCGCCTGCCGGAAGGACTCATAGGCATCGCAGTTGCTCCGCTCGGTTCCATTGACGGCATTTTCGAGCCCGACACTGTACACTTCTACTGTGACAACATGCAGGCATACCACCTGGCAGTAGACTACGCAGCAGCAACAGACACGCATCCTCTGCGCTCCAACATCACCATGAACTCCTCGGCATGTGCAGGAAACGTATTCTCGTACCTGAATCAGGAATTCAACATGGTTCCGGCCTGCTCCGGCAGCTATAACGCAGGCAAGACCGAACGCGGCGAAATCAACGTCATGATCCCCGGCAAAAAGTTCAAGGCCGTTGTTCAGAGACTTGTTGACCGCATCGAACTGGCCAGCTCCTCCATCACCAAGCCCGGTGACGGTTTCCCCGGTCAGGATGTCTGCAAGAACTGTCCGCTGATCATCTTCAAGAAAGAAAAATAAGCAACCGACGCAATTAACGGATTTGCGCAAATAGAAGCGCAAATCCGTGAAATATGAATGATGACGCTGAATCCGGATCCGGCCTGATTGGGTCAGGCGGCTGCAACAGCCAGGGGAAGCAGGTGATGGGTTCGGCAAAACTGACTTTCGCTTCAAGGAGTAACTCAATGTTCAAATCACGCAAAAGCCTTTTGATTCTGGCTCTCGCGGCGCTGGCTGTGGCGGTGTTCTTCCAACCCGCTTTTGCCGACAGACTGTCTGACGCAATCAGTTCAACCCCCAAAGGCCCTGATGCAGGCCAGATCAACACTGATCTCGCCACCGGTTTTCTGGGAATCAACGGCGCTCCCAACGTCAACCTCGTTGTCGGCTTTTTCTGGGCCCTCTGGGTAGGCTGGATCTTCTCCACTGTCGGAGCTTTCGGCGGAATCATGGCCGGTGTCGGTCACATTACCATCTATGGTTTCGGTAACTACGCTTCCAGCTTCAAAAAGACCTCTCCGGTCATGAACAAGCTGGTAACGGACTCCATCCGCGTATCCAACCAGTGGCTTGTCGGTACCTCCGCAGCCATGTCCTCCTTCAACTATTATAAGATGGGCCGCCTGGTTCTCCCCCTTGCTCTTTCCCTGGCAGCAGGCTCCATTGCCGGTTCATATCTCGTTCCCTGGCTCACCGCCGGAAAAATCTCGCTGAAGTCCTACATCGGTTTCTTCGGCCTCTTTGTCCTCGGCCTCGGCTGCTACCTGTTCTATGAAACCACTCCCAAAGGACAGGCCGGTAAGAAACAGGCCAAAGAAGCTGCAAAGGCTTTCGAAGCTTCCATCAAAACAGAAAAAGAAGGCGGAAAGGTAGACACCGCAGCCATGGGCGTAAAAGTTATCAGCTTTTCCATGTCCAAATGCGTTTTCACCTTCTACGGCGTTGAATTCTCCTTCAACCCCCTGATTCCGGTAGTCGGCGGTTTCATCATCGCAGCTCTGGCTTCCTTCCTGGGTGTTGGCGGCGGCTTCCTGCTCGTTCCCTTCCTCACCAGTGTTGCAGGCCTGCCCATGTACCTCGTTGCAGGTACCTCCGCTCTGGCTGTTCTGGTAGGTATGACCACCTCCATTTTCACTTACATGGTAGTCAAAGATACCCCGGTTTTCTGGCCCCTGATCGGCATTGAACTTCTGGGTATCCTCGTAGGCTCCTTCATCGGACCCCGTACTTCCAAGTACATCCCGGACATCTGGCTGAAACGCCTGTTCGTAATACTGGCTCTGTACGTAGGTATCCGTTACTCCTCCAAGGGATTCCTGGGATACAGCCTGCTGCCTCCGTTCTAAACCGACGCACGCCTTCCGCACCGGACCCACAACGGTGCGGAAGGAATTACACTACAAAGTCCCGGGGCCTTCCGCGCACTCCACTCAGGAAGGTTCCGGGCACCCGAAAGGACGTACGGATACGTCCATTTGAACTTTCAAAGACGGAATTTACAAACGCGGCAGATACTGATTTATCAGGAAGGCCGCACCGAGATCGGCTTAACGGGCGGAAATTGAAAGAGCCCATGGACCAAACATTACCGGAGTCATAAAATGCTGGAATCAATTTACCCGATTGTTGACGCCCTGCTCATAGGGCCTTACCGCACGGGGTTGCCTGCGGTGGCCGCTTTCTGGCTCGGATCTGCAGTTCTGGCACTGTGGTGCACACTTGGCGGCGAACTGAGCATGACTCTTGTCTATATCTGGAACCGGGATTACTACACCGATCTCAACTGCAAAATGACCCGCATGCACAATATTTCTGTCGAAGCGGTCCGGCACAAGGAAAAGGAAACCTTCAAATCCGCCAACACCTGGGCCAACGAATATTTCGGCAAGGTCTTCTTTTCCCAGGCGGCGCTGTTTGCTGTCTCGCTGTGGCCGGTTCCCTTTGCCATGGGCTGGCTGCAGGAGCGTTTTGCTGGCATAACCATTCACACTGTGCCTTTCACGGATTTTTCACTCAGCTATCCTTTTGTTTTCATTTCCTCTTATATTATTGTACGATTCACCTTCTCTAAGATCAGGCATTTCATACCTGTGCTCAAAAAAATTGATGGAATGAGAGCGGAAGATGCCGAAAAGGCCGGTGAACTGACTTCCTGGAGCGAACTTGCCCCGCAAGGTAACGCAGATGATGAAGTTGCAGGAACAGAAGAAACTCCGGTCCACGGCAGGATCTGATTCAGGTCCGGACCGTGGCGAGCTGCACGGCGACCTTTCCGCTCTCGGCGGGGAAACCATGCAGAAGCTCAAATTCATAATTCCGGCGGTCCTGCTGTTACTGGGTATCGCCCTCTATTTTTTCGGTCCTCCGCCGGAAGAAGAAGTTGTGCGTGTGGACATGTCCAAACGTGTTGAGATACGCGTTCCGGAACCGGAACCGGCCATAACTTACGCATATCTTCCGCAATATTCGCACAGGATTTCGTACCTGCGTCACAACAGGCTTATCGAATATCTATCCAAAACAACCGGACTTTCCATCCGTCAGGTCTTTCCAGATACTTTCGAGGAACACCGGCGCATGGTAGAAAGCGGAGAGATAGACATATCCTTTTCCAACCCGGTGACCTACACCCGGATAGCCCAGAGCGGAGCCCGGGCCTTTGCACGTATAATCGAGCCTTCCGGCAGTCCTACATTCAAGGGACAGATAATAACCCGCAGGGACAACCGCTACATCCACAAACTGAAGGATTGCATAGGCAAAAGCTGGATTGCCGTTGATCAGCTTTCAGCCGGAGGATACCTGTATCCGCTGGGTCTTTTTATCGACAACGGAATCAATGCCACGGATTTCAAGGATATTTCTTTTGCCCCCGGCCCCGGAGGCAAACAGGAAAAGGTGGCCCTGGCTGTTTATGCCGGTAAATACGATTTCGGTTCCATCCGCGAAGGAACCCTTGATGTTGTCCGCGATAAAATCAATGTCGACAAGATCAGGATAGTGGCCGAGACAAAATCCTACCCGGGCTGGGTCTACGCCGCCAGACGCGGACTGGACAAAGAGGTGATACGCAAGATTTCCAAAGCCATGTTCAATCTGTCAATGGATCACCCGGTTCAGGCCGGGATTCTGCGGCAGGCCGGAATGCGCGGAATAATCCCGGCCAAAGACAGCGACTACGACTCTGTGAGGAGTCTCATTCGGGAACTGGGTCTCCGCAACCTTTATGGCTGGCAGGGAGGGCAGAATGACTAATCTGCTCAACAGGCTGCGTTTCCGCACGAAAATAAATATCGGCCTGACTCTTATAGTAGGGTTCACATCGCTTATCATAACCATTTTCGTTATCCGCATGGCTTCGGATGCACTCATTGAACAGTCGCGCAAAAGGGGCGAAGTGCTTTCGGGGAACCTTGCACTGCGCGCGGAAGACCCGCTTCTGTCCATGGATCTCCTGCGGCTGGAATCCATGGTAAATGAACTGGATCAGGTGGACGATGAAATCGTTTACGCCTTCATAATGGACAACCGCAACAGAGTGATCGCAAACACCTTCAGCGATGGATTTCCCATCCAGCTCAAGGATGCCAACCCCGAGCACGGCGAATCAATCAACGTAGTGACAATAGATACCGGGACCGAACGCATATTCGACTTTGCGGCCCCCATATTCATAAGTGACAAAAGGCTCGGTACGGTCAGGCTGGGACTTTCCAGTTCCGGGATTCATTCCGTGGTCCAGAGTCTGGTCTTCGCCATATGCGCCCTCACCGGTGCAGTTCTTCTGCTCGCCGTGGTGGTCTCCACTCATTTCGCAAGGCGTATGACCATGCAGCTCGGCGCTCTGCGCAAGCATGCCCGGGACATCGTAAGAACCCACCTCGGCCCGGCGATTGAGGCTGACAGTTCTGATGCGGAAACCGGCGGGTTCATGCGCGGATTCCGCAAAGGAGATGAAATAAGCCAGCTAACGGAAACATTTGACGCTATGGCTATGTCGCTAGAATGCCACATAGAAGACCTGCAGATAACCGAGACCGATCTTACTCGGCAGAAGGAACTGCTGCGGACAATTATAAACGTAACACCGGATTTTGTTGCCCTGCTCAGCCCGCAGCTCACATACCTGGCCGTAAACAAAACCTTTGCCGAACATCTGGGCCGGACTGAAGAGGAAATAATCGGCCTTACCGATGAAGACCTCTACCCTCCCGAAGAAGCGGCCCTCAAAACGGAAGAAGCCCGTCTTGTCCTTGCAACAGGACAGCCCATAAATAAGGAAAACCGCGAAGAGGGAACTGCTGAAACTTCATCCCGCTGGTTCCACACCATTCGCGTTCCAGTCTATGGTGAAAACAACCGGATTATCGGGGTGCTTTCCACCGCCAGGGATATTACCGAACTCAAGAGCTATCAGGCCCAGCTCATACAGTCGCAGAAAATGGAATCAGTGGGCAAGCTGGCAGGTGGCGTAGCCCACGAAATAAACACCCCCCTTGGAATTATCCTGGGCTATGCCCAACTGCTGCAGGACGATTTTTCTCCGGATGATCAGGTCTACAAAGATCTGGGTATAATTGAAAAACAGACCCGCGTGTGCAGAAAAATCGTGGCCGACCTGCTCGGATTCTCACGCCAGAGCGAGAGTGAAAAGATAACCATGTGCTTCAACAATTCCATCATGGAAGTTGTCCAACTGGTCAGCCACACCTTCAAGCTGGAACAGATAGATATATCCACCAGCCTTGATGACCGCTTTCCCATAATCCACGGGGACCCGGAAAAGCTCAAGCAGGTCTGGCTGAACCTGCTTTCCAATGCCATGGAAGCAATCAGGGACAGGGGCGGCATCCATATTTCCACCAGACTGGATACTGTAGCCATGACCATCACCGCGATTTTCGCCGATACAGGACACGGAGTGGCCGCCAAGGATATCAACGCCATTTTCGACCCCTTCTTCTCAACCAAACCGGTAGGCAAAGGTACCGGCCTTGGCCTGTCGGTATCATTCGGCATAATAAAGGATCATGGCGGCACCATAGAAGTAATCAGCCCCCTGCCCGTATCTGTTCTCAAAGAATTCGATCTTCCCGAGGATTCCGGCCCGGGAACCATGTTCACTGTCGTCCTGCCGCTTGATGAAAATTCGTCCGATGAGACCATTTCCACAGTTCAGGACTCTTCCTTCTTATCAGCTTAATATGCTATCGTTACAATATCATGAAATTCCGTCACGTATTCGATCATTGGACTTATGAAACATTTCCTCCGGGAAGACTGTTGCGCCGTAGATACAACTCCTTCAAAAAACTTATGGAACTTGAGGAAGAGTGTCTCGGCATCATCGCGGAGATTGAAAATATAGGATTCGGGCAAATCCGCACCGACTGGACTCATGTGGAACAGATTTCCGCTGATCTGGGACTTAAGGCAAGGGCAATGCTTGAACAGCTTCAGGAAATGAACCCGGTCAAGTTCATGGATATCATGGACTACTACAACAAGATCAACTTCTACCTGAGAATGTCCGTAACCGTCCCTGACCCGGAAATTTCGAAGCCTTTT
This window harbors:
- a CDS encoding ATP-binding protein; amino-acid sequence: MTNLLNRLRFRTKINIGLTLIVGFTSLIITIFVIRMASDALIEQSRKRGEVLSGNLALRAEDPLLSMDLLRLESMVNELDQVDDEIVYAFIMDNRNRVIANTFSDGFPIQLKDANPEHGESINVVTIDTGTERIFDFAAPIFISDKRLGTVRLGLSSSGIHSVVQSLVFAICALTGAVLLLAVVVSTHFARRMTMQLGALRKHARDIVRTHLGPAIEADSSDAETGGFMRGFRKGDEISQLTETFDAMAMSLECHIEDLQITETDLTRQKELLRTIINVTPDFVALLSPQLTYLAVNKTFAEHLGRTEEEIIGLTDEDLYPPEEAALKTEEARLVLATGQPINKENREEGTAETSSRWFHTIRVPVYGENNRIIGVLSTARDITELKSYQAQLIQSQKMESVGKLAGGVAHEINTPLGIILGYAQLLQDDFSPDDQVYKDLGIIEKQTRVCRKIVADLLGFSRQSESEKITMCFNNSIMEVVQLVSHTFKLEQIDISTSLDDRFPIIHGDPEKLKQVWLNLLSNAMEAIRDRGGIHISTRLDTVAMTITAIFADTGHGVAAKDINAIFDPFFSTKPVGKGTGLGLSVSFGIIKDHGGTIEVISPLPVSVLKEFDLPEDSGPGTMFTVVLPLDENSSDETISTVQDSSFLSA